AGCCACAGTTCGAGGTGGGCCGCGAACGGCTGGCGAGGACCGGCGTCGTCAGCAGCGAAAACGAACGGCGGCGCGCCGTCGGACAGGTGGCCCGGTCCGCGCTGGCCAACGGCCTGGCCCTGCGTGGGCTCGGCACCAGCGCACTGCCCGGGCAGGACGGAAATGTGGAGTATTTTCTGTGGGCAAGCCGCGAAGTGTCGGCGGGGACACATAAGATCGAAGAACAGGGCCGTGCCGTGGAGGGATTGCTGGCACAGCTCTGGCCCTGACGCCTACCTTGAGGAAGCCCACGCACATGACACGCCGCGTCTTGATTCTTGCCCACACGGGGCGCGAGGAATCGATGATTGCCGCACTTGAAGCGTGCGTGCAGCTCCACGCCAACAACATTGTGCCGGTCATGTACGCCGACGAGCTGGCGGACATGACCGGCTACCTGGGCGTCTCCGATGTCAGCATGGAAATCCTGGACCGCGACGTCACCCTGGCCGACATTGAATTGGTCATGGTGCTTGGCGGGGACGGCACCATCCTGCGTGCCGCGGAGCTCGTGCGCGACCACGACCTCCCCCTGCTCGGCGTCAATCTGGGCCACGTGGGATTTTTGGCGGAGAGCGAGCGGGCGGACCTGGTCCAGACCGTCGACTGGGTGGTGCGGCGTGAATACTCCGTGGAGGAGCGCATGACCCTGGACGTCACTGTGCGGGTCAAAGGCAAGGTGGTCACCCACACCTGGGCCTTGAACGAGGTTGCCCTGGAAAAGGGCAACCGAGAACGCATGATCGAAGTGGTCACGGAGGTGGACGGCCGGCCGCTGAGTTCCTTCGGCTGCGACGGCGTGGTCATGGCGACGCCCACAGGCTCCACCGCCTACGCCTTCTCCGCCGGCGGCCCCGTGGTGTGGCCGGAGGTGGAGGCGCTGCTCATGGTGCCCATCAGCGCCCACGCGCTCTTCGCCAAGCCGCTCGTGGTGGCCCCGACGTCCACGCTGGCTGTGGAAGTGCTCACCCGCAACGGCGCCCATGGCGTGATCTGGTGCGACGGCCGCCGCACCGTTGACCTGTTGCCCGGCTCCCGCATCGAGGTGACCCGCTCCAACCAGCCGGTGAAGCTGGCCCGGACCCAGCAGTCGCCGTTCTCCGAACGCCTGGTGCGCAAATTCGAGCTGCCCGTGCAGGGTTGGCGGGGCCCGTCCGGCGAGGAGACGGCTCCTCCCACCACACAGCTTCCAGTCATCCGCCCGCCCAAGCCCAAGACCCAGCCGGACGGGCCGCATGCCGGCCGGGTACCGCCGGTGCCGGACCTGACCGTCACCGGCGGCCCTGACGGCGCCGGCCACCCCGCCTACCGCAACGACCAGCCAAACAACCTTGAGGGGGTCTGGCCGCTTCATGATTGAGGAAATACGGATCCGCGACCTCGGCGTCATCTCCGAGTCCACCCTGCCCCTGGGCCCGGGCCTGAGCGTGGTCAGCGGCGAAACCGGTGCCGGAAAGACCATGGTGGTCACCGCCGTCGGACTTCTGCTGGGAAACCGGGCCGACGCCGGTGCGGTGCGCAACGGTGCCAAGAGCGCCTCCGCCGAGGCCACGCTCACGCTCCCGGCCGGCCATGCGGCCCTGGCCCGCGCCCAGGAGGCGGGGGCGGACATCGACGAGTTCGACGGCGGCGCCGAGCTGATCCTGGCCCGCACCGTGGGTGCCGACGGGCGCAGCAGGGCGCACGTGGGCGGGCGCAGCGCACCCATCGGCGTGCTGGCCGAGCTGGGGGAGACCCTGGTGGCGGTGCACGGGCAGTCGGACCAGATCCGGCTCAAGGGCGCCGGACCCCAGCGTGAGGCACTGGACAAGTTCGCCGCCGAAGCCCAAAAGCAGTTCCCGGCAGCGATGGCCACGTACGTGGAGGTTTTTGAGCGGTGGGGGGCGTCGCAGGCGGAGCTGGAGCTGCTGCGCAGTTCCAGCCGGGAGCGGCTGCGGGAGGCCGAATCGCTGGCGGCCGCCCTGGCGGAGATTGACGCCGTCGCGCCCCAGGAAGCCGAAGACGAGCTCCTGAAGGCCGAGGCCGTCAAGCTGGGCAATGTGGAGGAACTGCGCAAGGCGTCCCTCGGCGCCCACGAGGCGCTGCTGTCCGAGGACTATGGAGACGCTGCGGACGCCGTGACCCTGGTGGACACCGCCAAGCGGCTGCTGGAAACCGTGGCGGACTCCGACGATGAACTGGCCGGGCTGGGCAAGCGCGTCTCCGAAGTTGGCTACCTGCTGGCGGACATTGCGCGTGACCTGGCCGGCTATGCCACCTCGCTGGATTCCGAGGGGCCCGGAAGGCTGGCCGAGGTGGAGGACCGCCGCGGCGAACTGGCAGTGCTGGTGCGCAAGTACGCCCCGACCGTTGACGAAGTCCTGCAATGGGCGGACAACGCCCGGGCGCGCCTGGATGAGCTCACCGACGACTCCGGCCGGATTGAAACTCTCGAGGCCGAGGTGGCGGCGTCCCTGAGGGAACTCGAAAAGCTCGCCGCCAACGTCACGAAACTGCGCCGCGCCGCGGCCGACGCCCTCTCCCGGCAGGTCAGCGCGGAACTGAAGGCACTGGCCATGCCGGATGCAAAACTGGTCATCGAGCTGGCACCGGCCGAACGCGGCATCCACGGCGCCGACGACATCACCTTCCTGCTCCAGCCCCACGCCGGCACCTCGCCGCGCCCGCTGGGCAAGGGCGCCTCCGGGGGTGAACTTTCCCGCGTGATGCTGGCGCTGGAAGTGGTGCTGGCCGCCGTCGACCCCGTCCCCACCTTCGTGTTCGACGAGGTGGACTCCGGTGTGGGTGGCAAGGCCGCCGTCGAAATTGGGCGCCGGCTGGCCATGCTGGCCCGGCATGTCCAAGTTCTGGTGGTCACCCACCTGCCGCAGGTCGCCGCCTTCGCGGACCAGCACATCCTCGTGACCAAAAGCTCAGTGGGCAACAACTCCACTGGGGGCATTACCACCAGCAACGTGCGGCTTTTGGATGATTCGGAGCGGGTGCGCGAACTGGCCCGCATGCTGGCTGGACAGGAGGATTCGGCCACCGCGCAGGCACACGCCAGGGAACTGTTGGCGGACGCCCGGGCGGCAGCACCGTAGGACCAACGTGTTACCTGCCGGCTGCCATCTGCGTGGCCGGCGGTGGCGGATCATTATTGGCTCATAAGATGATAGGCTCGAATTCCGTGGTGCAACGATCAAATTCCCGGTTCAGTGGTCAATCCAAAACGACCAAACACATCTTCGTCACCGGCGGTGTCGCGTCTTCGCTCGGCAAGGGGTTGACGGCGTCCAGCCTCGGCCACCTGCTCCGCGCACGCGGCCTCTCGGTCACTATGCAAAAGCTTGATCCCTACCTCAACGTGGATCCGGGCACAATGAATCCCTTCCAGCACGGCGAAGTCTTCGTCACGGACGACGGCGCCGAAACCGACCTCGACATTGGCCACTACGAGCGCTTCCTGGACGAGAACCTCGAAGGCTCCGCCAATGTCACCACCGGCCAGGTGTACTCCACGGTCATTGCCAAGGAACGCCGCGGCGAATACCTCGGCGACACCGTCCAGGTCATCCCGCACATCACCGATGAGATCAAGCGCCGGATGCGCCTTCCCGCCGAGGGCCCGAACGCCCCGGACGTCATCATCACCGAAATTGGCGGCACCGTCGGCGACATCGAGTCGCAGCCGTTCCTGGAGTCCGCACGGCAGGTGCGCCAGGACGTGGGCCGCAACAACGTGTTCTTCGCCCATGTCTCCCTGGTGCCCTACATCGGCCCGTCCCAGGAGCTGAAGACCAAGCCGACGCAGCACTCCGTGGCCGCCCTCCGCTCCCTGGGCATCCAGCCGGACGCCATCATCCTGCGCTCCGACCGCGTGCTGCCCGAGGCAATGCACGCCAAGATCGGCCGCGCCTGCGACGTGGACGTCGAAGCCGTCATCGGCTGCCCGGACGCCCCCAGCATCTATGACATCCCCAAGACGCTGCACTCCC
This genomic stretch from Arthrobacter dokdonellae harbors:
- a CDS encoding NAD kinase produces the protein MTRRVLILAHTGREESMIAALEACVQLHANNIVPVMYADELADMTGYLGVSDVSMEILDRDVTLADIELVMVLGGDGTILRAAELVRDHDLPLLGVNLGHVGFLAESERADLVQTVDWVVRREYSVEERMTLDVTVRVKGKVVTHTWALNEVALEKGNRERMIEVVTEVDGRPLSSFGCDGVVMATPTGSTAYAFSAGGPVVWPEVEALLMVPISAHALFAKPLVVAPTSTLAVEVLTRNGAHGVIWCDGRRTVDLLPGSRIEVTRSNQPVKLARTQQSPFSERLVRKFELPVQGWRGPSGEETAPPTTQLPVIRPPKPKTQPDGPHAGRVPPVPDLTVTGGPDGAGHPAYRNDQPNNLEGVWPLHD
- the recN gene encoding DNA repair protein RecN, producing MIEEIRIRDLGVISESTLPLGPGLSVVSGETGAGKTMVVTAVGLLLGNRADAGAVRNGAKSASAEATLTLPAGHAALARAQEAGADIDEFDGGAELILARTVGADGRSRAHVGGRSAPIGVLAELGETLVAVHGQSDQIRLKGAGPQREALDKFAAEAQKQFPAAMATYVEVFERWGASQAELELLRSSSRERLREAESLAAALAEIDAVAPQEAEDELLKAEAVKLGNVEELRKASLGAHEALLSEDYGDAADAVTLVDTAKRLLETVADSDDELAGLGKRVSEVGYLLADIARDLAGYATSLDSEGPGRLAEVEDRRGELAVLVRKYAPTVDEVLQWADNARARLDELTDDSGRIETLEAEVAASLRELEKLAANVTKLRRAAADALSRQVSAELKALAMPDAKLVIELAPAERGIHGADDITFLLQPHAGTSPRPLGKGASGGELSRVMLALEVVLAAVDPVPTFVFDEVDSGVGGKAAVEIGRRLAMLARHVQVLVVTHLPQVAAFADQHILVTKSSVGNNSTGGITTSNVRLLDDSERVRELARMLAGQEDSATAQAHARELLADARAAAP